From Rhodanobacteraceae bacterium, the proteins below share one genomic window:
- a CDS encoding Indole-3-glycerol phosphate synthase: MNDILKTILVRKREEVAERKARVPLAELRARHADASPVRGFAAALHQRTGAGQAAVIAEIKKASPSKGLIRADFDPAAIARSYERGGATCLSVLTDGDFFQGSDAYLREARDACSLPVLRKDFTVDVYQVHEARAIGADAILLIAAALDNAVFVNLHALAIECQLDVLVEVHNAVDLQRALMLTNPSRTLIGINNRDLRTFQTTLETTLSLKGAVPDDRLLVTESGIASREDVLRMRAAGVDAFLVGETFMRAADPGAELARLFAGA, translated from the coding sequence ATGAACGACATCCTGAAAACCATTCTTGTGCGCAAGCGCGAGGAAGTCGCGGAACGCAAGGCGCGCGTGCCGCTTGCGGAGTTGCGTGCACGCCATGCGGACGCATCGCCGGTGCGTGGCTTCGCTGCGGCCCTGCACCAGCGCACAGGGGCCGGGCAGGCCGCGGTGATTGCGGAAATCAAGAAGGCAAGCCCGTCCAAGGGCCTGATCCGCGCCGACTTCGATCCTGCCGCAATCGCGCGCAGCTACGAACGCGGCGGTGCCACTTGCTTGTCGGTGCTGACCGACGGGGATTTCTTTCAGGGCAGCGATGCATATCTGCGCGAAGCGCGCGACGCATGTTCGCTGCCCGTGCTGCGCAAGGATTTCACCGTCGACGTGTACCAGGTGCACGAGGCGCGCGCGATCGGTGCCGACGCGATCCTGCTGATTGCCGCGGCACTGGACAACGCCGTGTTCGTGAACCTGCACGCGCTAGCCATCGAATGCCAGCTGGACGTGTTGGTCGAGGTCCACAACGCGGTCGACCTGCAACGTGCACTGATGCTGACGAACCCGTCGCGCACGTTGATCGGCATCAACAATCGCGACCTGCGCACCTTCCAGACCACGCTCGAAACCACGCTGTCATTGAAAGGCGCCGTGCCGGACGACCGGCTGCTGGTCACCGAAAGCGGCATCGCAAGCCGTGAAGATGTGTTGCGCATGCGCGCGGCCGGCGTGGACGCGTTCCTGGTCGGCGAAACCTTCATGCGCGCGGCCGACCCCGGCGCGGAATTGGCGCGTCTATTCGCCGGAGCTTGA
- a CDS encoding Cyclic AMP receptor protein, whose product MSELRYLLQQVYERSLAPPMLAPDPAAMQRLLEQCHRRRYPGKTAILRPGDPANTLFYVIDGSVTVCSEDEQGRELILAYINRGEFIGEMGLFVEQAQREVLIRTRSTCELAEIGYDKLFQLFAGPLREDCPRILFAIGLQLTHRLLRTSRQVSRMAFMDVTNRIARTLLDLCQEPDAMSHPDGTQIRISRQELSRIVGCSREMAGRVLKQLETDGGIDVSGKTIVVRGTR is encoded by the coding sequence ATGTCTGAATTGCGCTACCTCCTCCAGCAAGTCTACGAACGGTCGCTCGCTCCTCCGATGCTGGCGCCCGATCCCGCAGCGATGCAGCGGCTGCTGGAACAGTGCCATCGCCGCCGCTATCCCGGCAAAACCGCCATCCTTCGTCCGGGCGATCCCGCCAACACCTTGTTCTACGTGATCGACGGTTCGGTCACCGTGTGCAGCGAAGACGAGCAGGGCCGCGAGCTGATCCTGGCCTACATCAACCGCGGCGAGTTCATCGGCGAAATGGGGCTGTTCGTCGAGCAGGCGCAGCGCGAAGTGCTGATCCGCACACGCAGCACCTGCGAGCTGGCCGAGATCGGCTACGACAAACTGTTCCAGTTGTTCGCCGGCCCACTGCGCGAGGACTGCCCGCGCATCCTGTTCGCGATCGGGCTGCAGTTGACGCACCGCCTGCTGCGTACGTCGCGCCAAGTCAGCCGGATGGCATTCATGGACGTCACCAACCGCATCGCACGCACGTTGCTGGATCTCTGCCAGGAGCCCGACGCGATGAGCCACCCGGACGGCACGCAGATCCGCATCTCGCGTCAGGAACTCTCGCGCATCGTCGGTTGCTCGCGCGAGATGGCCGGCCGCGTGCTGAAGCAGCTGGAGACCGACGGCGGCATCGACGTGTCGGGGAAGACGATCGTGGTGCGGGGAACGCGGTAA
- a CDS encoding S-adenosylmethionine decarboxylase proenzyme, prokaryotic class 1A has protein sequence MVKPLPRLKLQGFNNLTKALSFNIYDICYAVTKDQRDRYIDYIDDTYDADRLTQILTDVADIIGANILNIARQDYDPEGASVTMLISEHPVVDKLGKDVISDAVVAHMDKSHITVHTYPETHPHNGIATFRADIDVATCGVISPLKALNYLIDSFESDIVTMDYRVRGFTRDIHGKKHYIDHKINSIQDYLAKHIRQKYEMFDVNVYQENMFHTKMHVKDFDLDTYLFEAHADDLSFKDRQRIEALLKREIEELFHGRNLM, from the coding sequence GTGGTCAAGCCGCTGCCCCGCTTGAAGCTGCAGGGCTTCAACAATCTCACCAAGGCACTCAGCTTCAACATTTACGACATCTGCTACGCGGTGACCAAGGACCAGCGCGACCGCTACATCGATTACATCGATGATACGTATGACGCCGACCGCCTGACCCAGATCCTCACCGATGTGGCCGACATCATCGGCGCAAACATCCTCAACATCGCGCGTCAGGATTACGACCCGGAAGGCGCCTCGGTGACGATGCTGATCTCAGAGCATCCGGTGGTCGACAAGCTGGGCAAGGACGTGATTTCCGACGCCGTGGTCGCGCACATGGACAAGTCGCACATCACGGTGCACACCTATCCGGAAACCCATCCGCACAACGGCATCGCGACCTTCCGCGCCGACATCGACGTGGCGACCTGTGGGGTGATTTCGCCGCTGAAGGCCTTGAACTACCTGATCGACAGTTTCGAGTCGGACATCGTGACGATGGATTACCGGGTCCGCGGCTTCACCCGCGACATCCACGGCAAGAAGCACTACATCGACCACAAGATCAACTCGATCCAGGATTACCTGGCCAAGCACATCCGCCAGAAGTACGAGATGTTCGACGTCAACGTGTATCAGGAAAACATGTTCCACACCAAGATGCACGTGAAGGACTTCGACCTCGACACCTACCTGTTCGAGGCGCACGCGGACGACCTGTCGTTCAAGGATCGCCAGCGCATCGAGGCGCTGCTGAAGCGCGAGATCGAGGAGTTGTTCCACGGCCGCAACTTGATGTGA
- a CDS encoding 2-polyprenyl-3-methyl-6-methoxy-1,4-benzoquinol hydroxylase, coq7 type, with protein MRLNAGCRRIRQNARMPVNIRHLSQLDRIFSDLQRALDTVAGAAVATRPSPGEAIPAPELDAGQRRHAAGLMRVNHTGEVCAQALYDGQAALARDPATRAHLEAAAAEETDHLAWCAERLRELDDRPSLFNPLWYAGSFAIGALAALAGDRWSLGFVVETERQVEAHLGEHLERLPQPDTRSRAILETMQADEARHADNALARGGAKLPQPVPLLMRCASSVMKAVAYRC; from the coding sequence ATGCGGCTCAATGCGGGTTGCCGCCGCATCCGCCAGAATGCACGCATGCCCGTGAACATCCGCCACCTTTCGCAGCTCGACCGCATCTTTTCGGACCTGCAGCGCGCGCTCGACACCGTCGCGGGCGCGGCCGTCGCGACCCGGCCCTCGCCGGGCGAAGCGATCCCCGCCCCCGAGTTGGACGCGGGACAGCGTCGCCACGCCGCAGGCCTGATGCGCGTGAACCATACCGGCGAGGTGTGCGCGCAGGCGCTTTATGACGGCCAGGCGGCGCTGGCGCGCGATCCCGCCACGCGCGCGCACCTGGAAGCCGCGGCCGCGGAGGAAACCGATCACCTCGCCTGGTGCGCGGAACGCCTGCGCGAACTGGACGACCGCCCCAGCCTGTTCAACCCGCTGTGGTACGCGGGCAGCTTCGCGATCGGCGCGCTGGCGGCGCTGGCCGGCGACCGCTGGAGCCTGGGCTTCGTGGTCGAAACCGAGCGCCAGGTGGAAGCGCACCTTGGCGAGCACTTGGAACGCTTGCCGCAACCCGACACGCGCTCGCGCGCCATCTTGGAAACCATGCAGGCCGACGAAGCCCGCCACGCCGACAATGCGCTGGCGCGCGGCGGCGCGAAGCTGCCGCAGCCTGTTCCGCTGTTGATGCGTTGTGCCAGCAGCGTGATGAAGGCGGTCGCTTACCGCTGTTGA
- a CDS encoding LSU ribosomal protein L13p (L13Ae): MKTFSAKAETVKRDWLIVDANGKTLGRLCSEVARRLRGKHKPEFTPHVDTGDYIVVVNAEKVAVTGNKLEAKNYHRFTGYVGNLKTTNLKDMLATHPERAIEIGVKGMLPKNPLGRAMFRKLKVYRGAEHPHTAQQPKALEI, from the coding sequence ATGAAGACGTTCAGCGCCAAGGCCGAGACGGTCAAGCGTGACTGGCTCATCGTCGACGCCAACGGCAAGACCCTGGGCCGGCTGTGCTCGGAAGTCGCGCGCCGCCTGCGCGGCAAGCACAAACCCGAATTCACGCCGCACGTGGACACCGGCGATTACATCGTCGTGGTCAATGCCGAGAAGGTCGCGGTGACCGGCAACAAGCTGGAAGCGAAAAACTACCACCGCTTCACCGGCTACGTCGGCAATCTCAAGACCACCAACCTCAAGGACATGCTGGCCACGCATCCCGAGCGCGCGATCGAGATCGGCGTCAAGGGCATGCTGCCGAAGAATCCGCTGGGCCGCGCGATGTTCCGCAAGCTCAAGGTTTACCGCGGCGCCGAGCATCCGCACACCGCACAACAGCCCAAGGCGCTGGAGATCTGA
- a CDS encoding SSU ribosomal protein S9p (S16e), producing the protein MATLQQNTGTGRRKTSAARVFLRRGSGAIVVNGKPLDEFFGRETSRMIVRQPLELTQMADKFDIKVNVAGGGITGQAGAIRLGIARALVEYDETLKAPLRRAGFMTRDARAVERKKVGLHKARRATQFSKR; encoded by the coding sequence ATGGCGACCCTGCAACAAAACACCGGCACCGGCCGCCGCAAGACCTCCGCCGCGCGCGTGTTCCTGCGCCGTGGCAGTGGCGCGATCGTGGTCAATGGCAAGCCGCTGGACGAATTCTTCGGCCGCGAAACCTCGCGCATGATCGTGCGCCAGCCGCTGGAACTGACCCAGATGGCCGACAAGTTCGACATCAAGGTCAACGTCGCCGGCGGCGGCATCACCGGACAGGCCGGCGCGATCCGCCTCGGCATCGCCCGCGCGCTGGTCGAGTACGACGAAACCCTGAAGGCGCCACTGCGCCGCGCCGGCTTCATGACCCGCGACGCGCGTGCGGTCGAGCGCAAGAAGGTCGGTCTGCACAAGGCACGCCGCGCGACGCAGTTCTCCAAGCGCTAA
- a CDS encoding Ribose-5-phosphate isomerase A produces MDIEAQKRAAGEAAIEFIEDGGVVGVGTGSTVKYFIDALAKIKHRIDAAVSSSEQSSQLLRAHGIQVLDLNAVGTLDIYVDGADECDPARRLIKGGGGALTREKIIAAASRKFVCIVDAHKCVEVLGKFPLPVEVIPMARSYVAREIQQRGGTPVWRADCVTDNGNWILDVHGLRITDPMAMESEWNQITGVVTVGLFAHRPADVVLVGDGRRF; encoded by the coding sequence ATGGATATCGAAGCACAGAAGCGCGCGGCCGGCGAAGCCGCGATCGAGTTCATCGAGGACGGAGGCGTGGTCGGCGTCGGTACCGGCTCGACCGTGAAATATTTCATCGATGCATTGGCGAAGATCAAGCATCGCATCGACGCGGCGGTTTCGAGTTCAGAGCAGTCCAGCCAGCTGTTGCGCGCGCACGGCATCCAGGTGCTGGATCTCAACGCCGTCGGCACGCTGGATATCTATGTGGACGGTGCCGACGAGTGCGACCCGGCGCGCCGGTTGATCAAGGGGGGCGGCGGCGCGCTGACACGCGAAAAAATCATCGCGGCGGCTTCAAGGAAATTCGTCTGCATCGTTGACGCGCACAAATGCGTCGAGGTGCTGGGCAAGTTCCCGTTGCCGGTCGAGGTGATCCCGATGGCGCGCAGTTACGTTGCGAGGGAAATCCAGCAACGCGGCGGCACGCCGGTGTGGCGCGCGGATTGCGTCACCGACAACGGCAACTGGATCCTCGACGTGCACGGCTTGCGCATCACCGACCCCATGGCCATGGAATCGGAATGGAACCAGATCACCGGTGTCGTCACGGTCGGCTTGTTCGCGCATCGGCCGGCTGACGTGGTGCTGGTCGGCGATGGCCGGCGGTTCTAG
- a CDS encoding 5-formyltetrahydrofolate cyclo-ligase yields the protein MNDGRDLLRARMAVRRNELDAKQRIAAATGLLHSLENLPEFMTDANVAGYWAVRGELPLNLAVASLARREQHYFLPVLGATRQLHFAEYSTGTPITHNRFGIPEPDIPIDRWLTPQDMDVILLPLLAFDRRGHRLGTGGGWYDASLAFLRDAPRPAVPLLVGVGYAFQEVEDVPAEPWDVALDYVATDAELIACGPVDTA from the coding sequence ATGAATGATGGCCGCGATCTGCTGCGCGCGCGCATGGCGGTGCGCCGCAACGAGCTTGACGCCAAGCAGCGCATCGCTGCAGCGACGGGGTTGTTGCACAGTCTGGAAAACCTGCCGGAGTTCATGACCGATGCCAACGTGGCGGGTTACTGGGCCGTACGCGGCGAGCTGCCGCTGAATCTCGCCGTCGCATCGTTGGCGCGGCGCGAACAGCATTACTTCCTGCCGGTGCTGGGCGCAACGCGGCAACTTCACTTCGCCGAGTATTCGACGGGCACTCCCATCACGCATAATCGGTTCGGGATCCCCGAACCGGACATTCCCATCGATCGATGGCTCACGCCACAGGACATGGACGTGATCCTGCTGCCGCTTCTGGCATTCGACCGGCGGGGGCATCGTCTCGGCACCGGTGGCGGCTGGTATGACGCCAGCCTGGCCTTCCTGCGCGACGCACCACGTCCCGCGGTGCCGCTGCTGGTCGGCGTCGGTTATGCGTTCCAGGAAGTGGAAGACGTTCCGGCCGAGCCCTGGGACGTCGCCCTCGACTACGTCGCCACGGACGCGGAGCTGATAGCCTGCGGCCCGGTGGACACAGCCTGA
- a CDS encoding Sensory box histidine kinase has product MTIQRSRRSCAALALLAAGFCLAAPTARAVAPAPAPATTWHVYQRNFHFQQLDDRDGLTQNSVTLIFQDHTGFMWFATQGGLFRYDGYNLNRYTHDPNRASSLPEDYKVASLADAGDGRLWVGSTSGGLILFDPGDDATLPLPATVQRKALSVTGLLALPDGDVLVGSPHGVDLLAGGATSPSLKQVWANPAGSQDPVQSLTRCGDGAVFAKAGNDVIALDPAKAGGRVLADTGAPVNALFCDPNGRLLLGSAAGLFSVNRSDGALAPLWQHGSSSDVGVVAVVADDANRLWLGLTDHTLLRIGPGGTTVKVDPAPLGIGGGLPDSPITTLFVDRTGLLWAGTLTSGVVWTRTDNSPISSVLNLTGDPRLKTFISAFQPAVDGQFWIAMSSLGLILYDPANHQVTGYKDALREAIKATGERQTTAISRIPNATPNRSPRRTTPDSAEDLQITGMVSDANGSFLLATNRGLLRFNPKTGAADYPQMDGHPVTSPVRTLLRGQDGDVWLARNDAGLVRYRTDGEVRHFDSASGLASDTVLTMAEDRSGNIWAGTTKGVSMIEPAGGKIRTFREVPGDSRSLAGDAVASLFVDDRGQVWIGTLSGISRLEHMGGSVATFRRYGLGAGLPDTTIDCMLEDAKGYIWFSTNLGLGRLDPKTGSIRSFGTADGTQGNEYNSGACLRIGEDTLLFGGHGADIIKPDRLRLSSHAAPVAFTAFYAGENRIKLPQSPQQTLILAANDRGVHATFSTFDYSAPAHNRFRVRLIGSPHAQWSAATFDHSVAFSDLAPGTYRLEVQAVLRDGTPGSIASLQFHIPVVWWWSWPMRVVYAAALVLLVLIAVLGWRSHYQEQARHRRQLRLRESRLRQALWGSGDEFWDWNLEHGTILRLGAEGAPGGHHEESIAADEWRATMVHPDDLANLNHALAEHIAGHTEHFEVEHRVRARDGEWTWVISRGRIVERDADGKPLRICGTERDISALRAADRDRRIAMEVIRNMSEAVTVTDLDFRFVSVNTAFTRMTGYAEHEVLGRDASVLNGSRHAPASYNQLRQTLAESGHWRGELWQRRKDGEEFLCWVELNEVCDASGQRTHMIGVLTDITDRKRAEQELRYLANYDTLTGLPNRALLGERLGAAVISARRTGQKVGLLFLDLDRFKHINDSMGHTTGDRTLKAAGARLRQCVRETDVVARLGGDEFTVVLENLADARGAEEMAQRLIQAFARPLPIGGTQEAVISPSIGIALYPDHGQTPADLLKCADTAMYQAKERGRNTWAVYHAGMDARARDHATLVTALRRALERKELSMVYQPKLAIHGEQGITGMEALLRWHSRELGEVPPSVFIPLAEETGQIHDISAYVFATACADLRHFREAGHRNLTMAINLSAAQLNRPDLTLHICDMLAEHDVAPNQVELELTESMVMANAEQSVRLLGELKSIGARLAIDDFGTGYSSLAYLKRLPIDTLKIDQEFVGDITTDPDDAAITSTIITMAHSLQLKVVAEGVETAEQLAFLRAQHCDEIQGYWFSRPLTAEACLEFLDRRAAVA; this is encoded by the coding sequence GTGACCATCCAGCGATCAAGACGTTCCTGCGCGGCGCTGGCGCTCCTGGCGGCGGGATTCTGCCTGGCGGCACCGACGGCGCGTGCCGTCGCGCCCGCACCTGCGCCGGCAACGACGTGGCACGTTTATCAGCGCAACTTCCATTTCCAGCAACTCGACGATCGCGATGGCCTCACGCAAAACTCCGTCACCCTGATCTTCCAGGACCATACGGGGTTCATGTGGTTCGCCACCCAGGGCGGCTTGTTCCGTTACGACGGTTACAACCTCAACCGTTACACGCACGACCCCAATCGTGCCAGCAGCCTTCCCGAGGACTACAAGGTCGCGTCGCTGGCCGACGCCGGCGATGGACGGCTGTGGGTGGGTTCCACCAGCGGCGGCTTGATCCTGTTCGATCCGGGCGACGACGCTACGCTGCCGCTGCCCGCAACCGTGCAGCGCAAGGCGCTTTCCGTCACCGGCCTGTTGGCGCTTCCCGATGGCGACGTGCTGGTCGGCAGCCCGCATGGCGTGGATCTGCTGGCCGGCGGCGCAACGAGTCCATCGTTGAAGCAGGTCTGGGCGAATCCCGCGGGCAGCCAGGACCCGGTCCAATCGTTGACACGATGCGGCGACGGCGCGGTGTTCGCCAAGGCCGGCAACGACGTGATCGCGCTCGATCCCGCCAAGGCGGGTGGACGCGTGCTGGCCGACACCGGTGCGCCCGTCAACGCACTCTTCTGCGATCCGAATGGCCGCCTGTTGCTGGGCAGCGCGGCCGGCCTCTTCAGCGTGAACCGCAGCGACGGAGCCCTCGCACCGCTTTGGCAGCACGGCTCCAGCAGCGACGTGGGCGTGGTGGCGGTCGTTGCCGATGATGCAAACCGGCTATGGCTGGGACTGACCGACCACACCTTGCTGCGAATCGGACCGGGCGGCACCACGGTCAAGGTCGATCCCGCTCCGCTGGGAATCGGCGGCGGCCTGCCCGATTCACCCATCACGACCCTGTTCGTCGACCGGACCGGATTGCTCTGGGCCGGCACGCTCACGTCCGGCGTGGTGTGGACCCGCACCGACAACAGCCCGATCAGTTCGGTGTTGAATTTGACGGGGGATCCGCGTCTCAAAACCTTTATCAGCGCATTCCAGCCCGCCGTGGATGGCCAATTCTGGATAGCCATGAGCAGTTTGGGTCTGATTCTCTACGATCCTGCCAATCACCAAGTCACCGGCTACAAGGACGCGCTGCGAGAAGCGATCAAGGCGACTGGTGAGCGCCAAACGACCGCCATTTCCAGAATCCCGAATGCAACACCGAACCGTTCGCCCAGGCGGACAACGCCCGACAGCGCGGAAGACCTCCAGATCACCGGCATGGTGTCGGACGCCAACGGCAGCTTCCTGCTGGCTACCAATCGGGGCCTGTTGCGCTTCAACCCCAAAACGGGTGCTGCCGACTACCCGCAAATGGATGGCCATCCCGTGACTTCACCCGTGCGTACCTTGCTTCGCGGGCAGGACGGGGATGTTTGGCTGGCGCGCAACGACGCCGGCCTGGTTCGCTACCGCACGGATGGCGAAGTGCGGCATTTCGACAGCGCAAGCGGCTTGGCCAGCGATACCGTGCTGACGATGGCCGAGGATCGATCCGGCAACATCTGGGCGGGTACGACCAAAGGCGTGTCGATGATCGAACCCGCCGGCGGAAAGATCCGCACCTTCCGGGAGGTTCCGGGTGACAGCCGCTCCCTGGCGGGCGACGCGGTGGCGAGCTTGTTCGTCGATGATCGGGGGCAAGTGTGGATCGGAACCCTCTCCGGCATCAGCCGGCTGGAACACATGGGTGGCAGCGTTGCGACATTCCGGCGTTACGGACTTGGTGCCGGCTTGCCTGACACCACGATCGATTGCATGCTCGAGGATGCCAAGGGATACATCTGGTTCAGCACCAATCTCGGACTTGGCCGACTCGATCCGAAGACGGGTTCAATCCGCAGCTTCGGAACCGCCGACGGAACACAGGGCAACGAATACAACTCCGGAGCTTGCCTGCGCATCGGCGAAGATACCTTGCTGTTTGGTGGACACGGCGCCGACATCATCAAGCCGGATCGCCTGCGCCTCTCCAGCCACGCGGCGCCGGTGGCGTTTACCGCGTTCTATGCAGGCGAAAATCGAATCAAGCTGCCGCAGTCGCCGCAGCAAACGCTGATCCTGGCCGCCAATGACCGCGGCGTCCATGCCACGTTCAGCACGTTCGACTATTCCGCCCCCGCCCACAATCGCTTTCGCGTCCGGTTGATCGGCTCGCCGCATGCGCAATGGAGCGCGGCGACATTCGACCACAGCGTGGCATTCAGCGACCTCGCGCCCGGCACGTACCGCCTCGAAGTCCAGGCCGTCCTGCGCGATGGCACCCCGGGCAGCATTGCCAGCCTGCAATTCCACATCCCGGTCGTGTGGTGGTGGAGCTGGCCCATGCGCGTCGTGTACGCGGCGGCATTGGTGCTGCTGGTGCTGATTGCGGTGCTGGGCTGGCGCAGCCACTACCAGGAGCAGGCGCGCCACCGCCGGCAACTGCGCCTGCGCGAAAGCCGGTTGCGCCAGGCCTTGTGGGGATCCGGCGACGAATTCTGGGACTGGAACCTGGAGCACGGCACGATCCTGCGCCTGGGCGCCGAAGGCGCGCCCGGCGGCCACCACGAGGAATCCATCGCCGCGGACGAATGGCGCGCCACGATGGTGCACCCCGATGACCTTGCCAACCTCAACCATGCGCTGGCAGAACACATCGCCGGGCACACGGAACACTTCGAGGTCGAACATCGCGTGCGCGCGCGCGACGGCGAATGGACCTGGGTGATTTCGCGCGGCCGCATAGTCGAGCGCGATGCCGACGGCAAGCCGCTGCGGATATGCGGCACCGAGCGCGACATCAGCGCGCTGCGCGCCGCGGATCGCGACCGCCGCATCGCGATGGAAGTCATCCGCAACATGAGCGAGGCGGTAACGGTCACCGACCTCGACTTCCGTTTCGTCTCGGTCAACACCGCCTTCACCCGCATGACCGGCTACGCCGAGCACGAGGTGCTGGGCCGGGATGCGTCCGTCCTCAACGGCAGCCGCCACGCGCCCGCCAGCTACAACCAGTTGCGCCAGACGCTCGCGGAATCCGGCCACTGGCGCGGCGAACTGTGGCAGCGCCGCAAGGACGGCGAGGAATTCCTGTGCTGGGTCGAACTCAACGAGGTGTGCGATGCCTCGGGCCAGCGCACGCACATGATCGGGGTGCTCACCGACATCACCGACCGCAAGCGCGCCGAGCAGGAACTGCGGTACCTCGCCAATTACGACACGCTGACGGGCTTGCCCAATCGCGCATTGCTGGGTGAGCGTCTCGGCGCCGCGGTGATCAGCGCGCGCCGCACCGGGCAGAAGGTCGGGCTGCTGTTCCTCGATCTCGACCGCTTCAAGCACATCAACGATTCGATGGGCCACACCACGGGTGATCGCACGTTGAAGGCCGCCGGCGCACGCTTGCGCCAGTGCGTGCGCGAAACCGACGTGGTCGCGCGGCTCGGCGGCGACGAATTCACCGTGGTGCTGGAAAACCTTGCCGACGCCCGTGGCGCCGAAGAAATGGCGCAACGCTTGATCCAGGCCTTCGCGCGGCCGCTGCCGATCGGGGGAACGCAGGAGGCCGTGATCTCGCCTTCGATCGGCATCGCGCTGTACCCCGACCACGGGCAGACGCCCGCCGATCTCCTGAAGTGCGCAGACACCGCGATGTACCAGGCCAAGGAACGTGGCCGCAACACCTGGGCGGTGTACCACGCCGGCATGGACGCGCGCGCGCGCGATCATGCGACGCTGGTCACCGCGCTGCGCCGCGCGCTGGAACGCAAGGAACTGAGCATGGTCTACCAGCCCAAGCTCGCGATCCACGGCGAGCAGGGCATCACCGGCATGGAAGCCCTGCTGCGCTGGCACAGCCGTGAGCTCGGCGAGGTGCCGCCCAGCGTCTTCATTCCGCTGGCCGAGGAAACCGGCCAGATCCACGACATCAGCGCTTACGTGTTCGCGACTGCCTGCGCGGACCTGCGCCACTTCCGCGAAGCCGGCCACCGCAACCTGACGATGGCGATCAACCTGTCGGCGGCGCAACTCAATCGTCCCGACCTCACCCTGCACATCTGCGACATGCTGGCCGAGCACGACGTCGCGCCCAACCAGGTGGAACTGGAATTGACCGAAAGCATGGTCATGGCCAACGCCGAACAATCGGTGCGCCTGCTGGGTGAACTGAAATCCATCGGCGCGCGCCTCGCGATCGACGACTTCGGCACCGGCTATTCCTCGCTGGCGTACCTCAAGCGGCTGCCGATCGACACCTTGAAAATCGACCAGGAATTCGTCGGCGACATCACCACCGATCCCGACGATGCCGCAATCACTTCGACCATCATCACCATGGCGCACTCGCTGCAACTCAAGGTGGTGGCCGAAGGCGTGGAAACCGCCGAACAGCTGGCGTTCCTGCGCGCGCAGCATTGCGATGAAATCCAGGGTTACTGGTTCTCGCGGCCCCTGACGGCCGAAGCCTGCCTGGAGTTCCTGGATCGCCGTGCCGCCGTGGCTTGA